The DNA segment CCGCGGTGAGCGCCTCGCGGTCCGGCGGCGCCAGCGCCTTCCAGAAGGGGGCGGCGAACATCACGACGCCGCTCGCCCAGATATGGCCAGTCTCGATCAGGATCGGCACGACCTCGTACAGGTGGAAGCCGGCATAGGCGGATTTGGTCAGGTCCATGCAGTCGACCACGCCGGTCTTCAGCGCGTTGTAGGTCTCCGGGATCGGGATCGGCGTCGGATAGGCGCCGAAGCTCGACCAGAGCGCGGTGTGCAGCGGGCTCTGGATGACGCGGATGCGCTTGCCCGCGACGGAAGCCGGGGTGGTCAGCGGCTCCTTCGCCAGCAGGTGGCGGGCGCCGTAGTTGATGAAGCCCGGCACGATGAAGCCCTGGGCCTCGTAGCGCGCCTTGAGCTCGCTCCCGAGCGGGCCTGCCAGAACACGCGCGAGATGATCGCGGTCGCGGAACAGGAAGGGCAGGTCGAGGATCTGCCCCTCCGGCACCCAGCCGGAGAGGGCGGAAACCGTCGAGAGCGCGGCCTGGATCGAGCCCAGCCGCAGGCCCTCGGTGACCTCCTTCTCGCCGCCGAGCGCCGCATTGGGCACGATCCGCAGGTCGAACCGCCCCGGCGCGGTCCGCGCCAGGATCTCGGCGACGCGCCGCCAGATCCTGGTCTCCGGCTTGTCCTCGCCCAGCAGCGAGGCGACGGTCACGGGCCGGCCGGCGGCAGCTGTGCCACCGGCCCCGAGGAGGGCCGGCGTCGCGACGAGGCCGCGGGTGAATCGGCGACGGGTGATCGGCAAGGCGGGCCTCCTTTCCGCGAGATGACGCGAAATGCCCGCCGCCGCAAGAGGCATCGAACCCCGTCGGCGGCGATCAGCTGCCGAGCTCGGCCTCGATCTCGGCGTCGAAGGCTTGCGCCAGCATCGCCCGGCAGGCCTCGGCCTGCTCGCGCGCCGAAGCGAGCCCGATATGGGGCAGGATCTCGGCGAGGTCGCGCAGGGCGAAATCGACGGCGGACAACAGGCCGAGCGCCGGTTCGTTGGCGGTGGCGGCCGGCTGCGGCGGAAGGCGGAACGCGATGACCTGACCCATAGGCATACTCACGCTGGCGGCGAATCGGCGTCCAGTGTGAGGGAGCAGGGCTCAGAAAGTGGTTAACGGCGAAATTGCGGCAGGGCCGGCTCAGCCATAGCCGTGCAGGCCCGCGCCGTGGCGCTTCAGCCAGGCCTCCGCTTCCTGCGTGTGGGGGCAGAGCCGGTGCGTCAGCGCCCAGAAGCGGTGGGAATGGTTCATCTCCTTCAGATGCGCCACCTCATGGGCCGCGAGATAGTCGAGCACCGATGGCGGCGCCAGGATCAGGCGCCAGGAGAAGCTGAGATGCCCTTGCGAGGAGCAGGAGCCCCAGCGGCTCCTGGTGTCGCGGATGGCGATCCCGCGGGCGGGGATGCCGAGCGTCGCGGTGTGGCGGCCGACCGCCTTCTCCAGATCCTCGAGCGCGAGCCGCCGCAGGAAATCCCTGACCCGGCGCGGCAGATGGGCCGCTTCGCCCGCCACCGCGATGACAGGCGCGCCGTCGCCGTCGCGCGTCGCCCGCGTCAGCCCGCGCGCCTTCGCCCCATGCACGATGCGATGGGGCACGCCGCGCAGCGGAATCACCTCGCCGGGCGCGAAGGGGACCGCGCGGGGGCGCTTTGCCATGCGCGCGGCGATCCAGCCGCCATGGTTTTCGGCAAAGGCCCGGCCGGCGGCGAACTCGGCCCGCTCGGGCAGGGTCAGCGTGATCTCGCCCGTCGCCTGCGAGACGCGCAGGGTCATCCGCCGCGCATTGGCGCGGCGCTTGATCAGGACGGGATAGAGCGTGCCGGCATGCACGACCTCGATCCGGTCGGGGTCCGGCTGGCGCCTGAACAGGGAGATGCGCATCGCCCGCGATTGTGCGGGATTCGCGGGCGATGGGAAAGTGGCTGTCAGCCAGCGATCCTGAGCGCCTTGCGCTGCTCGCGGGCGCTGCCGTCGCGGCGCTGGGCCGCCGCCTCCATGTCGAGGCTGACCATGAAGTCGGAGATGCGCGGCTGAATCTCGGAGCGGAAGCGCGAGCCGTTGAAGACGCCGTAATGGCCGACCTTCGGCTGAAGGTAATGGACGCGCTTGTCGTTGGGGATGTTGACGCAGAGATCGTGCGCCGCCCGGGTCTGGCCGACGCCGGAGATGTCGTCCATCTCGCCCTCGACCGTCATCAGCGCGACACGGCGGACGGCCGCAAGATCGACCGGCCTGTCGCGATGCATCATCTCGCCCTTGGGCAGGGCGTGCTTGACGAAGACGGTGTCGACGGTCTGCAGATAGAACTCGGCTGTGAGGTCCATCACCGCGAGATATTCGTCGTAGAACTCGCGGTGCTTCTCGGCGGAATCGCCGTCGCCGCTGACGAGGTTCTTGTACATCTCGTAATGGGCGGTGACGTGGCGGTCGATGTTCATCGCCATGAAGCCCGAAAGCTGCATGAAGCCGGGATAGACCTGCCGGAACGCGCCCATATGCGGGAAGGGGA comes from the Bosea sp. (in: a-proteobacteria) genome and includes:
- a CDS encoding M48 family metallopeptidase, yielding MRISLFRRQPDPDRIEVVHAGTLYPVLIKRRANARRMTLRVSQATGEITLTLPERAEFAAGRAFAENHGGWIAARMAKRPRAVPFAPGEVIPLRGVPHRIVHGAKARGLTRATRDGDGAPVIAVAGEAAHLPRRVRDFLRRLALEDLEKAVGRHTATLGIPARGIAIRDTRSRWGSCSSQGHLSFSWRLILAPPSVLDYLAAHEVAHLKEMNHSHRFWALTHRLCPHTQEAEAWLKRHGAGLHGYG